Proteins encoded within one genomic window of Deltaproteobacteria bacterium:
- a CDS encoding NDP-sugar synthase, producing MKAMILAAGMGTRLRPLTDEKPKALVPVVGKPAILWNIEYLKRYGVTNIILNAHHHYEQILEFFDKNSALGVEIRVRVEPEILGTGGGIKNTEDFWDDESFIVLNGDILTNIPLDQAYAHHVDSGAPATMILHDHPPFNKIRIDSRGPVKDIPRTYGTSGLAFTGIHILRPGLLNHLPGEVFSDIIDCYRGLIQAGETIQSFVARDHYWYDIGTPDDYLRANRDLSGKSIHTGPRAQVHPTARLEGWAVIGADCFIEEHATVRRSILWDGARVRKGEVISDTVLTPLRAVKLKTASQGV from the coding sequence ATGAAAGCCATGATCCTTGCAGCAGGCATGGGAACGAGGCTCAGGCCCTTGACGGATGAGAAACCCAAGGCCCTCGTGCCTGTGGTCGGCAAGCCCGCAATACTTTGGAACATCGAATATCTCAAGCGATACGGCGTAACGAACATCATCCTTAATGCCCACCATCACTATGAGCAGATCCTGGAATTCTTCGATAAGAACTCGGCCCTAGGAGTTGAAATCCGTGTCCGGGTAGAACCCGAAATACTGGGGACGGGTGGAGGCATTAAAAATACAGAGGATTTCTGGGATGACGAATCCTTTATCGTTCTAAACGGCGACATCCTTACGAACATCCCCCTGGATCAAGCTTATGCCCACCACGTGGACTCCGGGGCTCCTGCAACCATGATCCTTCATGACCACCCACCCTTCAACAAGATCCGTATCGACTCCCGGGGCCCTGTAAAGGACATCCCCAGGACTTACGGAACCTCCGGCCTGGCCTTCACGGGTATCCATATCCTCCGGCCGGGTTTATTGAACCATCTGCCCGGAGAGGTCTTTTCAGATATCATCGATTGTTACAGGGGATTGATACAGGCAGGGGAAACGATCCAGTCCTTTGTGGCAAGGGACCACTACTGGTACGACATCGGCACTCCCGACGATTATCTTCGTGCCAACCGGGACCTTTCCGGAAAATCCATACATACGGGACCGCGCGCTCAGGTCCATCCCACGGCAAGACTGGAGGGCTGGGCCGTAATCGGGGCGGATTGCTTCATCGAAGAGCACGCGACGGTAAGAAGAAGCATTCTCTGGGATGGAGCCAGGGTCAGAAAGGGAGAAGTCATTTCAGATACCGTCCTGACTCCGTTAAGGGCCGTAAAGCTGAAGACGGCCTCCCAGGGAGTATGA
- a CDS encoding ABC transporter ATP-binding protein — MSILVLEDLKKHFPTQQGLVKAADGISFSINKGETFGLVGESGSGKSTVAYTLVGAYRPTSGRITFEGEDISRESAKRTLTQKKRLQIVFQDPGSSLNPARTVQQTLDMPLKVHKIGRNRKERIEKIIELLELVQLPPDYIYKYPPMLSGGEKQMIGIARALATSPSFIILDEPTSALDVSVQAKIINMLRDFQKRFQLSYLFITHDLSLMRNVASRVAIMYLGKLCEIAPTREFFRNPQHPYTQLLLSSIPVITEEEEALKPAQVISKGEIPSPVNMPPGCGFHLRCHKKMDVCSKVDPVIKDLGEGHLVRCHLYE; from the coding sequence ATGAGTATACTGGTCCTTGAAGACTTGAAAAAACATTTCCCCACCCAACAAGGCCTGGTCAAGGCCGCTGACGGCATCAGCTTCTCCATCAACAAGGGGGAAACTTTCGGGCTGGTCGGAGAATCCGGTTCAGGCAAAAGCACGGTCGCTTACACCCTGGTCGGCGCCTACCGGCCTACTTCCGGCAGGATCACTTTTGAAGGTGAGGATATCAGCCGGGAAAGCGCCAAGCGGACGTTGACCCAGAAGAAGAGGCTGCAGATCGTTTTTCAGGACCCGGGCTCTTCCTTGAACCCCGCCCGAACTGTGCAGCAGACCCTGGACATGCCCCTCAAGGTTCACAAGATAGGCAGAAACCGTAAGGAGCGCATCGAGAAGATCATCGAACTGCTTGAACTGGTTCAATTGCCGCCGGACTATATCTACAAATATCCTCCTATGCTTTCAGGAGGAGAGAAGCAGATGATCGGTATCGCCCGGGCCCTGGCAACGAGCCCTTCATTCATCATTCTGGACGAACCGACCTCGGCCCTCGACGTCTCGGTTCAGGCAAAAATCATCAACATGTTGAGGGACTTTCAAAAAAGGTTCCAACTGTCATATCTCTTCATCACACATGATCTGAGCCTGATGCGCAATGTCGCTTCCAGGGTGGCGATCATGTATCTGGGAAAGCTTTGCGAAATCGCGCCAACCAGGGAATTTTTTCGAAATCCTCAGCATCCCTACACTCAACTGCTTCTCTCTTCAATCCCGGTCATCACCGAAGAGGAAGAAGCGCTCAAGCCGGCCCAGGTCATCTCAAAAGGAGAAATCCCGAGTCCGGTCAACATGCCTCCCGGTTGCGGGTTTCATTTGCGGTGCCACAAAAAAATGGATGTGTGCTCGAAAGTGGATCCAGTGATCAAGGATCTTGGCGAGGGACATCTGGTGCGATGCCATCTCTACGAGTAG
- a CDS encoding ABC transporter ATP-binding protein translates to MADPLLDIRDLKIWFKVFEGQLKVINGVNLKIWPGEKVGLIGEMGCGKTTTMKAVTKLLSQPPARIVGGEILFKGKNILKMGRREFQQIRQREISMIFEDPTAALNPVFTVGTQIRDAVRYSGVLGEKTGKEAVMAKAIQALEEVSLPDPERVLKNYPIQLSGGMRQRICIALALLSANTLLIADEPDTSLDVTIKDQILRLLNEVVEKKGTSVILITHSLGAVRKMTDRLYVMYAGTMIENARTNDFFSDPKHPYSQVLLAAAPRLTGGGIGQGIQGRIPEYLNPPPGCRFHSRCEKATPICREKKPPNIQVGPEHEVACHLYS, encoded by the coding sequence TTGGCTGATCCACTACTCGACATAAGGGATCTCAAGATCTGGTTCAAGGTTTTTGAAGGCCAGCTCAAGGTGATCAATGGGGTGAATCTGAAGATCTGGCCCGGAGAGAAGGTCGGCCTGATCGGCGAGATGGGCTGCGGCAAAACCACCACCATGAAGGCCGTGACAAAACTTCTATCACAACCTCCGGCCCGAATCGTTGGCGGCGAAATCCTCTTCAAGGGAAAAAACATATTGAAGATGGGTCGGCGCGAATTCCAGCAAATAAGACAAAGAGAAATATCAATGATCTTCGAGGATCCGACCGCAGCGCTGAATCCGGTCTTCACCGTCGGCACCCAGATAAGGGATGCGGTCAGATATTCAGGCGTTTTGGGTGAGAAGACAGGTAAGGAGGCGGTTATGGCCAAGGCCATACAGGCCCTGGAAGAGGTCTCCCTGCCTGATCCGGAAAGGGTGCTCAAAAACTATCCAATCCAGCTCTCCGGGGGTATGCGCCAAAGAATCTGCATCGCCCTTGCCCTGTTAAGCGCCAATACTCTGCTCATAGCCGATGAGCCCGATACATCCCTGGACGTTACCATCAAGGATCAGATTCTACGGCTGCTTAATGAAGTGGTCGAAAAAAAGGGGACTTCCGTTATCCTCATCACCCATTCCTTAGGGGCGGTCCGGAAAATGACAGACAGATTGTACGTCATGTACGCCGGGACTATGATCGAGAACGCCAGAACCAATGACTTCTTCTCTGATCCAAAACACCCCTATTCCCAGGTACTGCTGGCCGCCGCACCCCGCCTGACAGGAGGCGGCATCGGCCAGGGCATACAAGGGCGCATCCCCGAGTACCTCAACCCTCCGCCCGGCTGTCGTTTCCATTCGAGGTGTGAAAAGGCAACGCCCATTTGCAGGGAAAAAAAGCCTCCCAACATCCAGGTGGGTCCGGAGCACGAGGTGGCTTGTCATCTTTACTCCTGA
- a CDS encoding ABC transporter substrate-binding protein, with protein sequence MKTVIKLLACIGIIVLVSSGSALAAERPLRTSWAWPTYIDPAVGSDYSSTHALVNIYDTLAFPDTNGDPQPHVATSWSLSDDNLVWTFKLRPGIKFHDGSELTAEDVKFSMERLLAIGQGYAHIFVGTVDRVEAPDKYTVVFHLKKPFGPFLSALYRLYILNKDLVMAHIKKPGPYGEMGDYGKKWLVTHDAGSGPYKVKKFKVEERLVLELVPDYWLPLDPNVPDEFIMLGTTEAATVRTLMSRRELEVSDQWQTDEALQALDKIKGVDVFQGFSGGEFYFMIHTKKPPTDCIHFRKAMAYAFDYETVPKYLFPGSVVSRGPIPHVVPGFNPNVYQYKRDLAKAKEELKKSKYYGKLDQYPIEVHWVAEVPDEEKVALMFMSNMAEIGINVKVVKVPWMSVVEETAAIDTSPHIVTIFDQPHYPEAISLLEARYGSSSAATWEQNEWLMDKKFDEMIKDALETVDRKKRFEKCYKIQDYIVDLCPTLFIFDQALRQAYQSAYVDWPEAKGERIPIMGYSLVGRLMKVFPEKRAELLK encoded by the coding sequence ATGAAAACAGTAATCAAATTACTGGCATGCATCGGAATCATCGTCTTGGTCTCTTCAGGATCGGCCTTGGCCGCGGAAAGACCGCTACGAACTTCATGGGCCTGGCCGACTTACATCGACCCTGCAGTAGGCTCGGATTATTCCAGCACACACGCACTGGTGAATATTTACGACACCTTGGCCTTTCCCGACACCAACGGAGATCCTCAGCCACACGTAGCCACCAGTTGGAGCCTCTCCGATGACAATCTGGTCTGGACTTTCAAGCTTCGGCCGGGGATCAAATTTCACGACGGCTCGGAGCTGACCGCCGAGGACGTAAAGTTCTCCATGGAGCGACTTTTGGCCATAGGCCAGGGATACGCCCATATTTTCGTCGGGACCGTGGACAGGGTAGAGGCCCCGGATAAATACACCGTCGTTTTCCATCTGAAAAAGCCCTTCGGCCCATTCCTGTCCGCCTTGTATCGGCTCTACATCCTCAATAAAGACTTGGTAATGGCCCACATCAAGAAGCCGGGGCCTTACGGTGAGATGGGGGATTACGGAAAAAAATGGCTGGTCACCCACGACGCCGGCTCCGGCCCTTATAAAGTTAAGAAGTTCAAGGTTGAGGAGCGGTTGGTCCTGGAGTTGGTGCCCGACTACTGGCTGCCTCTTGATCCCAATGTCCCCGATGAATTCATCATGCTCGGGACCACAGAGGCGGCCACCGTACGGACCCTGATGTCCCGGCGGGAACTGGAGGTTTCCGACCAGTGGCAGACCGACGAGGCCTTGCAGGCCCTGGACAAGATCAAGGGAGTTGATGTCTTTCAAGGCTTCTCAGGCGGTGAATTCTACTTCATGATCCATACCAAAAAGCCCCCCACAGACTGCATCCATTTCCGCAAGGCCATGGCATACGCCTTTGATTACGAGACAGTGCCCAAGTACCTCTTCCCCGGCAGTGTTGTTTCACGGGGGCCGATTCCCCACGTGGTCCCCGGTTTCAACCCGAACGTCTACCAGTACAAGCGTGACCTTGCCAAGGCCAAGGAAGAGCTGAAGAAGTCCAAGTATTACGGCAAGCTCGACCAATACCCGATCGAGGTCCACTGGGTGGCCGAGGTGCCGGACGAAGAAAAAGTGGCCCTGATGTTCATGTCCAACATGGCAGAGATCGGCATCAATGTTAAAGTGGTCAAGGTCCCTTGGATGTCGGTCGTGGAGGAGACCGCGGCCATCGACACCAGTCCGCATATCGTGACCATCTTTGATCAGCCGCATTACCCGGAGGCGATTTCACTGCTGGAAGCCAGATACGGCTCTTCCTCGGCCGCCACCTGGGAGCAGAACGAGTGGTTGATGGACAAGAAATTCGACGAGATGATCAAGGACGCCCTGGAGACGGTGGATCGCAAAAAACGGTTTGAAAAATGCTATAAAATCCAGGACTACATAGTCGATCTTTGCCCTACCCTGTTCATCTTCGACCAGGCCCTCCGCCAGGCCTACCAGTCGGCCTATGTCGACTGGCCTGAGGCCAAAGGAGAGCGTATTCCCATTATGGGCTATTCATTGGTCGGTCGCCTGATGAAGGTCTTTCCTGAAAAACGGGCCGAGCTCTTGAAGTAA
- a CDS encoding 6-phosphofructokinase, whose translation MKEKFKIMIVDPHPATRKNYREILEQDRAFQIDEAGSGEEALRKAGKTPPDLLICDQDLPDMEGIALCNRLKGEGNTTPAGAYVVVISSGEKGVDRVRLIDAGADDHLLKPVRPDELLARAKVAQRIVGLMRKTEMESRRMFQEMDVLLIQEGGCAPGYNPVTAFITYHLEAIGREIFATREGFKSLVSGKNEDFLRLVYDPELYKRLDHIPGVFHAAPLSEWRGAQLRSERYRDFLKPEIQKKAVATIRRRKVKAVIAIGGNGTFRGIRTLCEMLSTSIQAFFIPVTIDSDVAGTECIGQHTGVEMGAERIRCYMADARTHKRTYIVEMMGANSGFHALHSCLGARAHLAVLPNSVIDHRKVVEALNQRDSCVIVVAEGYKKMEREAEGSSENAAEYFYKELLQTGLEIKRRVVCEPFSRDIRGAAPNNMDISLAQRMAFNVASYLKAGTSRLMPAVQSGREYAIPFNEIQTDNMKEKALLVLADRLTNT comes from the coding sequence ATGAAAGAAAAATTTAAAATCATGATCGTGGATCCCCATCCTGCCACAAGGAAAAACTACCGGGAAATCCTGGAACAGGACCGCGCTTTCCAGATCGATGAAGCGGGCAGTGGAGAGGAAGCCCTTAGAAAGGCTGGGAAAACGCCTCCCGATCTCCTGATCTGCGATCAGGATCTCCCTGACATGGAGGGTATCGCCCTTTGCAACCGCCTCAAGGGCGAAGGGAATACGACGCCTGCCGGTGCCTATGTGGTCGTGATCAGTTCAGGCGAAAAGGGGGTGGACCGGGTGAGACTCATCGACGCCGGCGCGGATGATCACCTCCTGAAACCCGTTCGACCTGATGAACTCCTGGCCCGGGCAAAAGTGGCCCAGAGAATCGTCGGTCTGATGCGAAAGACAGAGATGGAATCACGGAGGATGTTCCAGGAGATGGATGTCCTCTTGATCCAGGAAGGGGGCTGCGCTCCCGGGTACAATCCGGTTACGGCCTTTATCACCTACCACCTGGAGGCCATCGGAAGGGAAATCTTCGCCACGAGGGAAGGGTTTAAATCCCTGGTTTCCGGGAAGAACGAGGATTTCCTCAGGCTTGTCTACGACCCTGAACTTTACAAGAGACTGGATCACATTCCGGGTGTTTTTCACGCGGCGCCTTTGAGTGAATGGCGCGGCGCCCAGCTCCGAAGCGAGCGTTACCGGGATTTCCTGAAGCCCGAAATCCAAAAGAAGGCCGTGGCCACGATCCGGAGGAGGAAGGTCAAGGCCGTCATCGCCATCGGAGGGAACGGGACCTTTCGGGGCATCCGGACCCTTTGCGAAATGCTGTCCACTTCCATTCAGGCCTTCTTCATCCCGGTCACAATTGACAGCGACGTGGCCGGTACGGAATGTATCGGCCAGCACACGGGGGTCGAAATGGGGGCTGAGAGGATCCGGTGTTACATGGCCGATGCCAGGACCCACAAAAGGACTTACATCGTAGAAATGATGGGGGCGAACAGCGGTTTTCATGCCCTCCATTCCTGCCTTGGTGCCCGGGCCCATCTTGCTGTGCTCCCCAACAGCGTCATCGATCACCGCAAAGTGGTAGAAGCTCTTAATCAGAGGGACTCCTGCGTGATAGTGGTGGCAGAAGGGTACAAAAAAATGGAGAGGGAGGCGGAAGGAAGTTCAGAGAACGCGGCCGAATACTTTTACAAAGAACTTCTCCAAACAGGCCTTGAAATCAAGCGCCGGGTCGTCTGCGAGCCATTTTCCAGGGACATTCGGGGCGCCGCCCCGAACAATATGGATATCTCCCTTGCCCAGCGAATGGCCTTCAACGTGGCCTCCTACCTCAAGGCGGGGACCTCCCGCCTCATGCCGGCGGTGCAGTCCGGGAGGGAATACGCGATTCCCTTCAACGAGATCCAGACCGACAACATGAAGGAGAAGGCCCTGCTGGTCCTGGCCGACCGCCTGACGAACACGTAG
- a CDS encoding ABC transporter permease → MTLLKFIAKRLGYAAGVLIGLSILLFMIARVMPGNPARMALGPRAPQWAIERLQEEMHLNAPIYIQYYYWIKGAVRGDFGESLISRRDVAEDIKEYFPASLELALYAAVIMGVMGVFFGVISGWFANTWIDNVVRVFAYIGVVTPSFVFAIFFVLIFSYWLEILPTIGRLSSGIAPPPEITGMLTIDSLLSGNFQAFWDGLKHVILPAVSLAMGPMAQEARITRSSMSDNAQKDFIALERTCGIPEKVIMFKYLLKPSLIPTISIYGLDIAGLMGNAFLIELIFNWPGLSRYGMNAILQKDLNAMVASILVFGLVFITLNIIVDLIVDFLDPRMRHRA, encoded by the coding sequence ATGACTCTGCTTAAGTTCATCGCCAAGCGTCTGGGTTACGCCGCCGGGGTGCTGATCGGCCTGTCCATCCTGCTGTTCATGATCGCCCGGGTCATGCCGGGCAATCCGGCCCGGATGGCGCTCGGCCCAAGGGCACCTCAATGGGCCATTGAGAGACTTCAGGAAGAAATGCATTTGAACGCCCCAATCTATATTCAATATTACTACTGGATCAAGGGGGCGGTTCGCGGGGATTTCGGTGAATCCCTGATCAGCCGGCGGGATGTGGCCGAGGATATCAAGGAGTATTTCCCGGCCAGTCTTGAACTGGCCCTTTATGCGGCCGTTATCATGGGAGTGATGGGGGTCTTTTTCGGCGTCATCTCCGGCTGGTTCGCCAATACCTGGATAGACAATGTGGTCAGGGTGTTCGCCTACATTGGGGTGGTAACTCCTTCTTTTGTTTTCGCCATATTTTTTGTTCTTATTTTCAGTTATTGGCTGGAAATTCTGCCTACCATAGGCAGGCTTAGTTCAGGCATTGCCCCTCCGCCGGAAATTACCGGCATGTTGACAATAGATTCCCTGCTGAGCGGCAACTTCCAGGCCTTCTGGGACGGCCTGAAGCACGTCATTCTACCCGCCGTAAGCCTGGCCATGGGCCCCATGGCCCAGGAGGCTCGGATCACCCGCTCCTCGATGAGTGATAACGCCCAAAAGGACTTCATCGCCCTTGAGCGGACCTGCGGTATTCCAGAGAAGGTGATCATGTTCAAGTACCTGCTCAAGCCCTCCCTCATCCCGACCATATCCATCTACGGATTGGACATCGCCGGCTTGATGGGCAATGCTTTCCTGATTGAATTGATTTTCAACTGGCCGGGATTGTCCCGTTACGGCATGAACGCCATTCTTCAAAAAGATCTGAACGCCATGGTCGCATCGATATTGGTCTTCGGCCTGGTATTCATAACGCTCAATATTATCGTCGATCTGATCGTCGATTTTCTTGACCCCAGAATGCGTCACCGTGCCTGA
- a CDS encoding glycosyltransferase family 9 protein, with protein MAKGLEPLLENHPQVDRLWVIAKDEWKKPGRFLETAGEIRRLFRALKAESFDLVIDLQGLLRSSLISWATRAPVRIGFGESKEGSPYFYTHRVECGMEMHAVERNLKLLSPLRLTTGSVRFPFPPLNGKSSVLGDLPENYAVIAPSAGKPANRWFPERFGELAARLPCPSVVVTGRGDAQLGQEVARASQGRAVSLGGKTGLHELIHIVKKARFMVCNDTGPMHIAAAFNVPVAAVFGPSNPVRTGPYGRIHTVVQEQLDCSPCYRKKRCREWRCMEAVTVDRVYEAIEKNILNRGGAA; from the coding sequence ATCGCTAAGGGTCTTGAGCCGCTCCTGGAAAACCACCCCCAAGTGGATAGGCTATGGGTTATCGCCAAGGACGAATGGAAGAAACCGGGCCGCTTCCTGGAAACGGCCGGGGAAATAAGAAGGCTTTTCAGGGCATTGAAGGCGGAGTCCTTTGACCTGGTGATCGATCTCCAGGGATTGCTTCGAAGCAGCCTGATCTCGTGGGCCACACGGGCTCCCGTAAGGATCGGTTTCGGGGAGTCCAAAGAGGGAAGTCCCTATTTTTACACCCACAGGGTGGAATGCGGAATGGAGATGCATGCCGTGGAGCGGAACCTCAAGCTTCTCTCACCGTTGCGCCTCACAACCGGCTCCGTTCGTTTCCCCTTCCCCCCCTTAAACGGGAAGTCTTCAGTCCTGGGAGACCTCCCGGAAAATTACGCGGTTATAGCCCCTTCGGCGGGGAAACCGGCCAATCGCTGGTTCCCGGAGAGATTCGGGGAACTGGCCGCGCGCTTGCCTTGTCCCAGCGTGGTGGTGACGGGGCGGGGAGACGCTCAACTGGGGCAGGAAGTGGCCAGGGCATCCCAGGGCAGGGCCGTTTCTTTAGGCGGAAAGACCGGCCTTCACGAACTCATCCACATCGTGAAAAAGGCAAGGTTCATGGTATGTAACGATACGGGACCGATGCATATCGCCGCAGCCTTCAACGTGCCGGTGGCCGCCGTCTTCGGTCCCTCCAATCCTGTTCGTACCGGTCCCTACGGCCGCATTCACACCGTCGTGCAGGAGCAGTTGGACTGCTCACCATGTTACCGGAAAAAGCGGTGCAGGGAGTGGCGGTGCATGGAAGCTGTGACCGTGGACAGGGTCTACGAGGCGATCGAGAAAAACATCTTGAACAGGGGCGGCGCGGCATAA
- a CDS encoding cupin domain-containing protein translates to MEVIDVADVEAENKPKVILKTLFEDALGNMTRFSFGTVIFEPQSRVPESGDGAHSGDEYTIVVRGRIRTVSGGKEYLLSEGQAAFIPAGERHYAINDSDSVCEIVWLLIEP, encoded by the coding sequence ATGGAAGTAATCGATGTCGCTGATGTTGAGGCCGAAAATAAACCCAAAGTGATCCTGAAAACACTATTCGAGGATGCCCTGGGCAACATGACCAGGTTTTCTTTTGGAACGGTGATCTTCGAACCTCAGTCCAGGGTGCCTGAGAGCGGGGATGGAGCCCACTCTGGAGATGAATATACCATCGTTGTTCGAGGCCGTATTCGAACCGTGAGTGGAGGGAAGGAATATCTTCTTTCCGAAGGACAGGCGGCATTTATACCGGCTGGCGAAAGGCATTATGCAATAAACGATTCGGACTCGGTCTGTGAAATAGTCTGGCTCCTGATTGAGCCTTAG
- a CDS encoding hydantoin racemase yields the protein MTKIRILWINPVGHDLFDKPIQDFLNGAKEAGTEVEVISLKRGPHHLEYHYYDALVLIDTLHAIKKAENQGVDGAVIGCFYDPGLLEAREITTRLAVTAPAEAAMHIATTLGNTFSIIVGRKKWIPKMRGNVFHYGFKDQLASIKPVEMNVLDFQKDPAETKQRLKAAAREAIEHDRAEVIILGCTIEFGFYDQLQQELGVPVIDAVLAPLKYLEFLVGLKKKLNWGHSKIYGYESPVINEIKEWKLEEQYTRPGVWDG from the coding sequence ATGACTAAAATCAGGATATTGTGGATCAATCCTGTGGGACACGATCTGTTTGACAAGCCCATCCAGGATTTCCTGAATGGGGCCAAGGAGGCCGGCACCGAGGTAGAGGTGATTTCCCTCAAGAGAGGGCCGCATCATTTGGAGTATCACTATTATGACGCCCTGGTTCTAATCGACACCCTGCATGCAATAAAAAAAGCGGAAAACCAGGGTGTTGACGGGGCTGTTATAGGTTGTTTTTACGACCCCGGCCTGCTGGAGGCACGGGAGATAACTACTCGTTTGGCTGTGACCGCGCCGGCTGAGGCGGCCATGCACATAGCCACTACCCTGGGAAACACCTTTTCCATTATTGTTGGTCGTAAAAAATGGATCCCAAAGATGCGCGGAAATGTATTTCATTATGGGTTCAAAGACCAACTGGCCTCTATCAAGCCGGTCGAGATGAACGTGTTGGACTTCCAGAAAGACCCGGCAGAAACCAAACAAAGGCTGAAAGCGGCCGCCCGGGAGGCGATAGAACATGATCGCGCCGAGGTGATCATCCTGGGATGCACCATTGAATTCGGTTTTTATGATCAATTACAGCAGGAACTGGGGGTGCCGGTCATTGATGCGGTTCTGGCGCCCCTTAAATATCTCGAGTTCCTGGTTGGTCTGAAGAAGAAACTAAACTGGGGGCACAGCAAAATTTACGGATATGAATCACCCGTGATCAATGAAATCAAGGAATGGAAGCTGGAAGAGCAATACACCCGCCCCGGCGTCTGGGACGGGTAA
- a CDS encoding ABC transporter permease produces the protein MGLTDTTTIDIDQVMSRAKSVRWENMRRYWHRFSKNPLSIIGIITVLVLVLSAVFAPLVAPHPPSAGKFLNFPEAKKPPSLKHLCGTDIYGRDILSRIFFGFRYSLAMAGMVLTLVVPVGVVLGLLAGYYRHSWIDTVIMRLTDIFIAVPALVLALAICSVLTPSLFNAMIAVCLMWWPWYTRMIYNVTASLKGEYFVQAAELTGAGKFHILFREILPNCLSPILTKMSLDAGWVILIGASLSYVGLGAQAPTPDLGSMVAEGGKYLPDQWWISIFPAFAIMLLVLSFNLLGDGIRDMFGSERG, from the coding sequence ATGGGCCTGACAGATACAACCACCATCGATATCGATCAAGTGATGTCTCGGGCGAAAAGCGTCCGCTGGGAGAACATGCGCCGTTACTGGCACAGATTCTCTAAAAACCCGCTGTCCATCATCGGCATCATCACTGTGCTCGTCCTGGTCCTGTCCGCCGTATTCGCACCCCTGGTCGCCCCCCACCCGCCGTCGGCCGGCAAGTTCCTTAATTTTCCCGAGGCCAAGAAGCCGCCAAGCCTGAAGCATCTGTGCGGCACCGATATTTACGGACGCGATATCCTCAGCCGTATCTTTTTCGGGTTCCGGTACTCCCTGGCCATGGCCGGCATGGTCTTGACGCTGGTCGTTCCGGTCGGTGTCGTTTTGGGGCTGCTGGCCGGGTATTACCGACACAGTTGGATAGATACGGTGATAATGCGGCTCACCGACATCTTCATCGCCGTCCCGGCCCTGGTCCTGGCTCTAGCCATTTGCTCGGTCCTGACGCCCAGTCTTTTCAACGCCATGATCGCCGTCTGTCTTATGTGGTGGCCCTGGTACACCCGGATGATTTACAACGTCACCGCTTCGCTCAAAGGAGAGTATTTCGTTCAGGCTGCAGAACTTACCGGGGCCGGTAAGTTCCACATATTGTTCCGGGAGATCCTGCCCAACTGCTTGTCTCCCATTCTGACCAAGATGAGCCTGGACGCCGGCTGGGTCATTCTCATAGGCGCCTCCTTGAGTTACGTCGGACTTGGTGCCCAGGCACCCACTCCGGACCTGGGAAGCATGGTCGCCGAGGGCGGCAAATACCTGCCCGATCAGTGGTGGATTTCCATATTCCCGGCCTTTGCGATCATGCTGCTGGTGTTGTCTTTCAATCTGCTGGGAGACGGAATCAGGGATATGTTCGGTTCTGAAAGGGGATAG
- a CDS encoding cupin domain-containing protein: MSAKKNGSDTKKMKPGVNIGSAIRARRRQLNLTLKEVGEKAGLSVGFLSQLERNLATPSLSSLVSIANAIDVGLEYFLTTPQTTGLVARAENRNFFSIDGSPVRYARLSNDLPNCRINGVMTIVPPGWDSEVVSHEGEDFAFVISGVLYIKVGDEEYTLTEGDAIHFDATIPHKYGNPTDQECVCLNVGTQPLFAKVHRASGESDKVEED; this comes from the coding sequence ATGTCCGCGAAGAAAAATGGGTCTGATACAAAAAAAATGAAGCCAGGGGTCAACATCGGGTCGGCTATAAGGGCCCGGAGGCGTCAGTTAAACCTTACCCTAAAGGAGGTAGGGGAAAAGGCCGGATTGTCCGTGGGCTTTCTGTCCCAGTTGGAACGCAATTTGGCCACCCCGTCGTTGTCTTCGCTTGTCAGTATCGCCAATGCGATAGACGTGGGCCTTGAGTATTTTTTAACCACCCCCCAGACGACGGGATTGGTCGCCAGGGCGGAAAACCGGAATTTTTTTTCGATCGACGGCTCGCCGGTACGATACGCCCGCCTGAGCAACGATCTGCCCAACTGCCGAATCAACGGCGTAATGACGATCGTCCCTCCCGGTTGGGACTCTGAAGTTGTTTCCCATGAAGGTGAGGACTTCGCCTTTGTGATAAGCGGGGTCTTGTACATCAAAGTCGGCGATGAAGAGTACACCCTCACTGAAGGCGACGCCATCCATTTTGATGCCACCATCCCCCACAAATACGGTAATCCCACAGACCAAGAGTGCGTTTGTCTGAACGTCGGCACCCAACCGTTGTTCGCCAAGGTCCACAGGGCCTCAGGCGAGAGTGACAAAGTTGAAGAAGACTGA